The genomic region GGTCGAAGGCGTGTCGCGCATGCTCAATCCGCGCTTCAACATGTGGAAGGCCTCCGAGCCCGTCGTCGGCGACTGGATCCGCACCAATCTCGGGCCGAAGCGGATCGCCACCGATCTCAAGGACGGGCTGAAGGCCGCGGTGAAGCTCGCCGAAGCCGTGCCGGAAATTGCGGCGAAGACCGAAAAATTCCACCACCAGCTTCTGCATATGAGCGAACACGGCTTACGTTTCGACGAACAGACGGCGGAGGCGATCGGCAAGGCCGAGGCTCGGCACAACCGTTCGGCCAGGATCGCGCTGTGGATCATCGCATTGACGCTTCTCTATATTGCCTGGATGCTGAGCTGATCCGTCCTAAACATGCTGTGTTCGGCATTTGGGATATCCCATATGACGGAGGAGGCGCTTAGTCTCACCGTTGGAGCATGATGCCGAAAAGTGTAAGCGGTTTTCGGGCGACATCATGCTCTAGCTCTTTAATTTAGAACAGGATTCAGATTTTCGGCCGGACCGGCCTAAAATCATCCTGTTCTAGGAGATATGGCACATGCAGCACGAACGCCTTGGCATCGAACTTTCCGGACGGCCGCTCGGTTTTGCCGAGATGGCGGCGATCGGTGCGGGCAAGGCGACGATATCGGCTTCGGCGACCGGCATGGCCCGCATCGCCATTGCCCGCGAGATCGTCGAGGATGCGATTGCCTCAGGCATGCCGGTCTACGGCTCGACGACGGGCGTCGGCGCCATGAAGGATGTGGAGTGGTCGGCCGACGAACTCGACACCTTCAACCTCGGCCTGGTGCGCGCCCATCATTTCGGCACCGGCACGCCCTTTTCCTGCAATGTCGTGCGCAACGCCATGGCGATCCGCGTCAATACGGCGCTGACCGGCCAGGTCGGCTGCACGCCGGAGCTGATCGAAGCCTATATCACCATGCTGAAAGCCGATCTGATCCCGGTGGTGCGCCGCACCGGCTCGATCGGCTGTGCCGATATCGGCCTGATGGGGCAGATCGGCGCGGTGCTGACCGGCGTCGGCGAAGCGGTCTATCGCGGCAGCCGCATGCAGGCAGCCGACGCCTTCCGGGCAGCGGGACTGGAGCCGGTGCGGATGGCGCCGCGCGACAGCCTCGCCTCGCTCAGCATCAATGCGGTGAGCTTTGCCGCGGCTGCGGAAACGACGCGCAATGCCGCCGCCTCGATCCGCATCCTGCTGGCGACGGCGATGATGGCGGCCGGCGCGCTCGGCGCCTCCCGCGATCCCTGGAAGGCGGTGCGCCATGTCGGCACGGCGCGCGAGGCGCTGATCGGCGCCTGGCTCTGCAATGCCTCCGACGACTGGAACTGGCCGGTCGCGACGCATGTGCAGGATCCGCTCAGCCTGCGCATGATCGCCCAAGTGTTCGGCGCGGTCATCGAAAACCTGCTGTCGACAGGCCATAAAATCCTTGCCGCCACCGGGCGTTCGGACGACAATCCCGTCGTAGTCGAAGGCCGGGTGATGACCTCGGGCGGTTCGCTGCCGCTCGATGTGACGATCCTCTTGGAATCGGCCGCACTCTGCATGGCGCATGCGGCGCGCAACGCCTTCAACCGCTGCGTCATTCTCGGCAACGGCCAGCGGCGCGACCTGCCGGTCAATCTCGTGCCGCCAGGGCGGATCGCCACAGGTTTCGGGCCGATCATCAAGCTTGCCGGCGAGATTTTTTCGCGCGTGCTGTCGATGTCCAATCCGGTGTCGGCGCAGTCGCTGGTGGTGGCCGCCGGGCTGGAGGACGAGGCGGCCTTCCTGCCCCTGGTCATCGAGCGCTTCGAGCGCCAGATGCAGGCGCTGAAGCGTCTGGCAGCACTGGAGGCGCTGCTGTCTGCCCAGGCGATCGACATTCTCGGCGACGAACCGAAGGGGGTTGCCGCCATGCTCTACGAGGTCGTGCGCAAACATGCGGATTTCTATACTGTCGACCGGCCGCTTTCGGCCGAGGTGGAGGCAATCGAGGAGGAGCTCGGCTCGGACGACTTCCTCTCGAGGCTGACCGAGCAGGTTCCGATCGCCTCCTTCGACGATTTCTTTGCCCTCGGGTCACTGGAGCATATCGAGGAGCGCCTGACCCACCACGAGGCGCAGGCACTCTGATCTCAGCCTGGGAGGAAGCGTCATGGACTTCGATCTCGTTCTGCAGGGCACGGTGGTGTTGCCCGACCGCATTCTCGAAGAAGGCTATGTTGCCGCCCGCGACGGCAGGATCGCCGAGGTCGGCCTCGGCGTGCCGCCTGCGGCGCGTGAACGGCATCTGCTCGGCAAAGCGCTGATCCTGCCCGGTGCGATCGACGCCCAGGTGCACTCGCTTTCCCAGAAGGATCAGGAGGATTTCATCTGGTCGACGCGTTCGGCGGCGGCCGGCGGCGTAACAACGATCGTCGACATGCCCTATGACGAGGGCGATCTCGTCTGCTCGGCGGCGGCGGTCAAACGCAAGATCGACCATGCTGGCCCGCAGGCGCGTGTCGACTTCGCGCTTTACGGCACGGTCGATCCGGAAGAAGGCCCGGCGCGGATCGGCGAGATGGTCGAGGCAGGCGTTGCCGCCT from Rhizobium sp. BT03 harbors:
- a CDS encoding aromatic amino acid lyase: MQHERLGIELSGRPLGFAEMAAIGAGKATISASATGMARIAIAREIVEDAIASGMPVYGSTTGVGAMKDVEWSADELDTFNLGLVRAHHFGTGTPFSCNVVRNAMAIRVNTALTGQVGCTPELIEAYITMLKADLIPVVRRTGSIGCADIGLMGQIGAVLTGVGEAVYRGSRMQAADAFRAAGLEPVRMAPRDSLASLSINAVSFAAAAETTRNAAASIRILLATAMMAAGALGASRDPWKAVRHVGTAREALIGAWLCNASDDWNWPVATHVQDPLSLRMIAQVFGAVIENLLSTGHKILAATGRSDDNPVVVEGRVMTSGGSLPLDVTILLESAALCMAHAARNAFNRCVILGNGQRRDLPVNLVPPGRIATGFGPIIKLAGEIFSRVLSMSNPVSAQSLVVAAGLEDEAAFLPLVIERFERQMQALKRLAALEALLSAQAIDILGDEPKGVAAMLYEVVRKHADFYTVDRPLSAEVEAIEEELGSDDFLSRLTEQVPIASFDDFFALGSLEHIEERLTHHEAQAL